A stretch of the Comamonas testosteroni TK102 genome encodes the following:
- the ssb gene encoding single-stranded DNA-binding protein has product MASVNKVIIVGNLGRDPEMRTFPSGDQVANVTIATTDRWRDKNTGENREATEWHRVVFNGKLAEIVGQYLRKGSQVYVEGSLRTRKWTDQASGQERYATEIRADTMQMLGSRQGGGQQQGGYGGDDGYGESSCQAPSRPAPAPMQQRPAPAPMQQRSAPAPMAPPPQRAASGFDDMDDDIPF; this is encoded by the coding sequence ATGGCATCCGTCAACAAAGTCATCATCGTCGGCAATCTGGGTCGTGACCCCGAAATGCGTACCTTCCCCAGCGGCGATCAGGTGGCCAATGTGACCATCGCCACCACGGACCGCTGGCGCGACAAGAACACCGGTGAAAACCGCGAAGCCACCGAATGGCACCGCGTGGTCTTCAACGGCAAGCTGGCCGAAATCGTGGGGCAGTATCTGCGCAAGGGCAGCCAGGTCTATGTGGAAGGCAGCCTGCGCACCCGCAAATGGACCGATCAGGCCTCCGGCCAAGAGCGTTACGCTACCGAAATCCGCGCCGACACCATGCAGATGCTGGGTAGCCGCCAGGGCGGCGGTCAGCAGCAAGGCGGCTACGGTGGTGACGATGGCTATGGTGAAAGCAGCTGTCAGGCGCCCAGCCGTCCAGCTCCCGCGCCCATGCAGCAGCGCCCCGCACCGGCACCCATGCAGCAGCGTTCTGCTCCCGCTCCCATGGCTCCTCCTCCCCAGCGCGCTGCGTCGGGGTTTGACGACATGGACGACGACATTCCCTTCTAA
- a CDS encoding integrase, whose translation MSASVLHFTPRDELEPLANIDAFIELCRASAVLDANKQFDENRWVTERLKGKNGENSVIFSTLEASALKVSEPCFPAQFLNFAKALTVYLQDKRPVVSQSVRIAALRCIEAALREQGKDSRPTAVNTDVLDGAVELAHQQMSAAVAYRVAGQIEYIAELMAAKQFVSFSLPWTHGVKKPREVGSRISKEALAARQEKLPSPAALRAIAGIFISAVEPADVLVSSNLALLTCAPERINEVIRLRRNCIVNGDNEFKGVLGLRWSGSKGFENSTKWLPTEMADVARKAVSNLLKVTAPAQQLAKWYMDNPQKLFLHEGAKHLRGAELLTAAEVALILWNGESARMSANTWLSGKEIEGTPLERNRLGYRFADVERAVIEMLPSTFPYMPGAPDLLCCDSVGVMRTNELHATRSVYMCMFTTVDYNTITNPLRARKERESIFERFGFTEDDGSPIEFQSHSLRHYLNTLAQAGGLSDTEIAIWSGRRDVGQNKFYDHMSSEEVQAPVSQALAAGFTSELEPIAAAQRSLYERSAFRKLGLTAAHTTEFGWCMHNFASEPCSMYRDCMNCEEQECVKGDSHKEANLRLLKGETEYLLKQAKAALGDEEYGADSWVKHQMMTLSRVNAMLEIFENPEVPVGARIRLDVHNAPLITNNNEKPIRFIRMDKTKALTA comes from the coding sequence ATGAGCGCTTCCGTACTTCATTTCACGCCCCGCGACGAGTTGGAGCCGCTGGCCAACATTGATGCGTTCATTGAGTTGTGCAGGGCCTCCGCCGTACTCGATGCAAACAAGCAATTTGATGAGAACCGGTGGGTTACAGAGCGTTTGAAAGGGAAAAATGGCGAGAACAGCGTAATCTTTAGTACGCTGGAGGCCTCGGCCTTAAAGGTGAGCGAGCCCTGTTTTCCCGCTCAGTTCCTGAATTTCGCCAAGGCATTGACGGTGTATTTGCAGGATAAACGCCCTGTCGTAAGTCAAAGCGTACGGATTGCTGCATTGAGGTGCATCGAAGCAGCGCTAAGGGAGCAAGGTAAGGATTCGCGTCCAACGGCGGTCAACACTGATGTTCTGGATGGGGCGGTGGAGTTAGCGCACCAGCAGATGTCGGCCGCAGTTGCGTATCGAGTTGCAGGGCAAATTGAGTACATCGCAGAGTTAATGGCTGCGAAGCAGTTCGTCAGTTTCAGTCTGCCCTGGACGCACGGCGTCAAAAAGCCTCGGGAAGTGGGCTCGCGAATTTCAAAAGAGGCGCTGGCGGCTCGTCAAGAGAAGCTGCCCTCTCCGGCTGCCCTCCGTGCGATTGCAGGTATCTTCATCTCGGCAGTCGAGCCCGCAGACGTTCTTGTGTCAAGCAACTTAGCCTTGCTGACATGCGCCCCAGAACGTATCAATGAGGTCATTCGGCTTCGTCGAAATTGCATTGTCAATGGCGACAACGAATTCAAAGGGGTGCTAGGCCTGCGGTGGTCTGGTTCAAAAGGGTTTGAGAACTCGACGAAGTGGCTACCTACCGAGATGGCCGATGTTGCGCGGAAAGCTGTTAGCAATCTTCTGAAGGTCACTGCACCAGCGCAGCAACTTGCCAAGTGGTACATGGACAATCCGCAGAAGCTCTTCTTGCATGAGGGCGCCAAGCACCTTCGTGGAGCAGAACTTCTCACTGCGGCCGAAGTGGCACTTATCCTCTGGAACGGCGAGTCAGCCCGGATGTCTGCCAATACCTGGTTGAGTGGAAAGGAAATCGAGGGGACGCCGCTGGAAAGAAATCGCTTGGGATATCGGTTTGCGGATGTTGAGAGGGCAGTCATCGAAATGCTGCCCTCGACGTTCCCTTATATGCCGGGGGCCCCCGACTTGTTGTGCTGCGATTCGGTTGGCGTTATGCGCACCAATGAACTACATGCGACACGTTCGGTGTACATGTGCATGTTCACTACGGTGGACTACAACACCATCACGAACCCACTTCGGGCTCGGAAGGAAAGAGAGTCGATATTTGAGCGGTTCGGGTTCACGGAAGATGACGGCAGTCCGATTGAGTTCCAAAGTCACAGCCTTCGACACTATCTGAACACGCTTGCTCAAGCAGGAGGCCTCAGCGATACGGAAATCGCAATCTGGTCTGGTCGTAGGGATGTAGGCCAAAACAAGTTCTACGACCACATGTCATCGGAGGAGGTTCAGGCGCCCGTGTCACAGGCTCTTGCGGCCGGGTTTACGTCTGAGCTTGAGCCTATTGCCGCTGCCCAGCGCTCCTTGTATGAGCGCAGCGCATTTCGGAAACTCGGTCTAACTGCCGCACATACAACCGAATTTGGCTGGTGCATGCACAACTTCGCAAGTGAGCCATGCTCCATGTATAGGGATTGCATGAACTGCGAGGAGCAAGAGTGTGTGAAGGGGGACTCTCACAAGGAGGCCAATCTGAGACTGCTCAAAGGCGAGACCGAGTACCTACTCAAGCAAGCGAAAGCAGCCCTTGGCGACGAAGAGTATGGAGCTGACAGCTGGGTGAAGCACCAGATGATGACCTTGTCACGGGTTAACGCAATGCTAGAGATTTTTGAAAATCCTGAAGTTCCCGTCGGAGCCCGAATCCGACTCGACGTTCACAATGCTCCACTCATAACCAACAACAATGAGAAGCCTATTCGATTCATCCGCATGGACAAGACAAAGGCACTGACAGCATGA
- the uvrA gene encoding excinuclease ABC subunit UvrA: MSLKPDSPSEVHDDSLYLGRSLAQTRIAIRGARTHNLKNIDLDIPRNQLVVITGLSGSGKSSLAFDTLYAEGQRRYVESLSAYARQFLGRLDKPDVDLIEGLSPAISIEQKATSHNPRSTVGTVTEINDYLRLLYARAGTPFCPDHNLPLQAQTISQMVDSVLQLPEDTRLMILGPLAREKKGEFAELFVQLQAQGYVRFRVDGQIYDAQSLPKLEKNERHNIDVVIDRVKVREDIKQRLAESFEAALRAGGADAGGRVIALEMDGGKEHLFSAKFACPLCDYSLPELEPRLFSFNSPMGACQACDGLGNSEAFDPDRVVPFPSLSLASGAIKGWDKRNSYYFSMLESVAKHYGVSTETAFEELPEKVRNVILFGSGDESMEFNYVFESGERKGEAFIKSHPFEGIIPNIQRRFRETESQVVRDDLAKLRSVRKCPECEGTRLRREARFVRVGDGEQARSIYEVSHATLADALGWFKQLSMAGAKAEIADKIVREIASRLLFLNDVGLSYLSLDRSADTLSGGEAQRIRLASQIGSGLTGVMYVLDEPSIGLHQRDNDKLIATLEHLRDIGNSVIVVEHDEDMMRAADQIIDMGPGAGVHGGRIMAQGSYEDIKACPDSPTGRYLSGVQSIPVPRLRTAWLPVLRKDSEAEASQSASRFPVTAAKKRESASKVRTDLQALTVEGARGHNLRNVTVDFPVGLFTCVTGVSGSGKSTLVNDTLYAEAARQIHRAGTEPAAHDDIAGIDYFDKVINVDQSPIGRTPRSNPATYTGLFTPIRELMAETNTAKERGYGPGRFSFNVSGGRCEACQGDGVVKVEMHFLPDVYVPCDLCHGQRYNRETLEVQWKGRNISQILEMTVEDAHAFFKDVPSIARKLQTLLDVGLSYIRLGQSATTLSGGEAQRVKLAQELSKRDTGRTLYILDEPTTGLHFADIALLLKVLHQLRDAGNTIVVIEHNLDVIKTADWLIDMGPEGGSGGGQVVAQGTPEDIAANPASVTGRYLKPYLDKAPAKSKAKSSSKQD; this comes from the coding sequence GTGTCCCTGAAGCCTGATTCGCCCTCTGAAGTCCATGATGACAGCCTCTATCTGGGCCGCTCTCTGGCTCAGACACGCATCGCCATTCGCGGCGCACGCACGCACAATCTCAAGAACATCGACCTGGACATTCCCCGCAACCAGCTGGTGGTAATCACCGGCCTGTCGGGCTCGGGCAAGTCCAGTCTGGCCTTCGACACCTTGTACGCCGAAGGCCAGCGTCGCTATGTGGAGAGCCTCTCGGCCTATGCACGCCAGTTTCTGGGCCGCCTGGACAAGCCCGATGTCGATCTGATCGAGGGCCTGTCACCGGCCATTTCCATCGAGCAGAAGGCCACCAGCCACAACCCGCGCTCCACCGTGGGCACGGTGACCGAGATCAACGACTACCTGCGCCTGCTCTACGCCCGTGCCGGCACCCCCTTCTGCCCCGACCACAATCTGCCGCTGCAGGCCCAGACCATCAGCCAGATGGTGGACAGCGTGCTGCAGCTGCCCGAAGACACCAGGCTGATGATCCTCGGCCCTCTGGCACGCGAGAAAAAGGGCGAGTTCGCCGAGCTTTTCGTGCAGCTCCAGGCCCAGGGCTATGTGCGCTTTCGCGTCGACGGGCAGATCTACGACGCCCAGTCCCTGCCCAAGCTGGAGAAGAACGAACGCCACAACATCGATGTGGTGATAGACCGCGTCAAGGTGCGCGAAGACATCAAGCAGCGCCTGGCCGAAAGCTTCGAGGCCGCCTTGCGCGCCGGCGGTGCCGATGCCGGCGGCCGTGTCATCGCGCTGGAGATGGACGGTGGCAAGGAACATCTGTTCAGCGCCAAGTTCGCCTGCCCCCTCTGCGACTACTCCCTGCCCGAGCTGGAGCCGCGCCTGTTCTCCTTCAACTCGCCCATGGGTGCCTGCCAGGCCTGCGATGGCCTGGGCAACAGCGAAGCCTTCGACCCCGACCGCGTCGTGCCCTTCCCGTCGCTGAGTCTGGCCAGCGGTGCCATCAAGGGCTGGGACAAGCGCAACAGCTACTACTTCTCCATGCTGGAGAGCGTGGCCAAACACTATGGCGTGAGCACCGAGACGGCGTTCGAGGAACTGCCTGAGAAGGTGCGCAACGTGATTCTCTTTGGCTCGGGCGACGAGTCCATGGAGTTCAACTATGTTTTCGAGAGCGGCGAACGCAAGGGCGAAGCCTTCATCAAGTCGCATCCGTTCGAAGGCATCATCCCCAATATTCAGCGCCGCTTTCGCGAGACCGAATCCCAGGTCGTGCGCGACGATCTGGCCAAGCTGCGCAGCGTTCGCAAATGCCCCGAGTGTGAAGGCACGCGCCTGCGCCGCGAAGCGCGCTTTGTGCGCGTGGGCGATGGCGAGCAGGCCCGCTCCATCTATGAAGTCAGCCATGCCACGCTGGCCGATGCACTGGGCTGGTTCAAGCAGCTGAGCATGGCCGGAGCCAAGGCCGAGATTGCGGACAAGATCGTGCGCGAGATCGCCTCGCGCCTGCTCTTCCTCAACGATGTGGGTCTCTCGTACCTGAGCCTGGACCGCAGCGCCGACACGCTCTCGGGTGGCGAAGCCCAGCGCATTCGCCTGGCGTCCCAGATCGGCTCCGGCCTGACGGGCGTGATGTATGTGCTGGACGAACCCTCCATCGGCCTGCACCAGCGCGACAACGACAAGCTGATTGCGACACTCGAGCACCTGCGTGATATCGGCAACAGCGTGATCGTGGTCGAACATGACGAAGACATGATGCGTGCTGCCGACCAGATCATCGACATGGGTCCGGGCGCCGGCGTGCATGGCGGCCGCATCATGGCCCAGGGCAGCTATGAGGACATCAAGGCCTGCCCCGATTCGCCCACTGGCCGCTATCTGAGCGGCGTACAAAGCATTCCCGTGCCGAGGCTGCGCACTGCCTGGCTGCCTGTGCTGCGCAAGGACAGTGAAGCCGAAGCCAGCCAAAGCGCATCGCGCTTTCCGGTCACGGCCGCGAAAAAGCGGGAGTCCGCGAGCAAGGTGCGCACCGACCTGCAGGCACTGACTGTGGAAGGCGCGCGCGGTCACAACCTCAGGAACGTGACCGTGGACTTCCCCGTCGGCCTGTTCACCTGCGTGACCGGCGTCTCGGGCTCGGGCAAATCCACCCTGGTCAACGATACGCTGTATGCCGAAGCAGCGCGCCAGATACACCGTGCAGGCACCGAGCCGGCTGCGCATGACGACATCGCAGGCATCGACTATTTCGACAAGGTCATCAACGTCGACCAGTCGCCCATCGGCCGCACGCCGCGCAGCAACCCGGCAACCTATACCGGCCTGTTCACGCCGATCCGCGAGCTGATGGCCGAAACCAATACCGCCAAGGAGCGCGGCTACGGCCCCGGGCGCTTCTCGTTCAATGTCTCGGGCGGCCGCTGCGAAGCCTGCCAGGGCGATGGCGTGGTCAAGGTGGAAATGCACTTTCTGCCCGATGTCTACGTGCCCTGCGACCTCTGCCACGGCCAGCGCTACAACCGCGAGACGCTGGAGGTGCAGTGGAAGGGCCGGAACATCTCGCAGATTCTGGAGATGACGGTCGAAGACGCACATGCCTTCTTCAAGGATGTGCCCAGCATTGCGCGCAAGCTGCAGACCCTGCTGGACGTGGGCCTGTCCTATATCCGGCTGGGCCAGAGCGCGACCACGCTGTCGGGCGGCGAGGCCCAGCGCGTCAAGCTCGCGCAGGAGCTGTCCAAGCGCGACACCGGCCGCACGCTTTACATACTCGACGAGCCCACCACCGGCCTGCACTTCGCCGATATTGCCCTGCTCCTGAAAGTGCTGCACCAGCTGCGCGATGCGGGCAACACCATCGTCGTGATCGAGCACAACCTCGACGTCATCAAGACCGCCGACTGGCTGATCGACATGGGCCCCGAGGGCGGCTCGGGCGGCGGCCAGGTCGTGGCCCAGGGCACGCCCGAAGACATCGCAGCCAACCCGGCCAGCGTGACGGGCCGCTACCTCAAGCCCTATCTGGACAAGGCCCCTGCCAAGTCCAAAGCCAAATCGTCCTCAAAACAAGACTGA
- a CDS encoding MFS transporter has product MNTTPSAGTQGTDKSPSTMTSQERRSSGALALIFALRMLGLFLVLPVFMLEARKYPGGDDPAMIGLAMGLYGLTQALFQLPIGLASDRIGRKPVIVAGLLVFAAGSLIAAMADSLTGLMAGRAIQGAGAVSAAVTALLADLTRDGVRTKAMALVGGSIGLMFALALVLAPLLNAWIGLSGIFGLTCALALAGIAVVLWVVPPEPRQHADAPKGRFSELLGQSDLLRLNFGVFILHTVQMSMWVAVPAMLVQAGLAKEQHWHIYLPAVLLSFVAMGLLFSMERKGRLRTALLGAIGLVLVVQIGLGMLAASGTIPTVWCMALLMFLFFCGFNALEATQPSLVSRMAPAPLRGAALGAYNTLQSLGLFAGGAVGGAVAKFAGVPGLFIMTTVLVALWLAVTWPLRPVGRH; this is encoded by the coding sequence ATCAATACCACCCCCAGCGCGGGCACGCAGGGCACGGACAAATCCCCTTCCACCATGACCTCCCAGGAACGCCGCTCCAGCGGCGCTCTGGCGCTGATCTTTGCGCTGCGCATGCTGGGCCTGTTCCTGGTGCTGCCCGTCTTCATGCTGGAGGCGCGCAAATACCCGGGTGGTGACGACCCGGCCATGATCGGCCTGGCCATGGGTCTGTATGGTCTGACCCAGGCCCTGTTCCAGCTGCCCATCGGTCTGGCCTCCGACCGTATCGGCCGCAAGCCTGTCATTGTCGCCGGCTTGCTGGTCTTTGCGGCGGGCAGCCTGATTGCGGCCATGGCCGATTCGCTGACCGGCCTGATGGCAGGGCGTGCCATTCAGGGCGCGGGCGCCGTGTCTGCCGCGGTCACGGCCTTGCTGGCAGACCTGACACGCGATGGCGTGCGTACCAAGGCCATGGCCCTGGTGGGCGGCAGCATCGGCCTGATGTTTGCGCTGGCGCTGGTGCTGGCACCGCTGCTCAACGCCTGGATTGGACTGTCCGGCATCTTCGGCCTGACCTGCGCGCTGGCGCTGGCCGGTATTGCCGTGGTCCTGTGGGTAGTGCCGCCCGAGCCCAGGCAGCATGCCGATGCGCCCAAGGGGCGGTTCAGCGAGCTGCTGGGCCAGTCCGATCTGCTGCGCCTGAACTTCGGCGTGTTCATTCTGCATACCGTGCAGATGTCCATGTGGGTTGCCGTGCCGGCCATGCTGGTACAGGCCGGTCTGGCCAAGGAGCAGCATTGGCACATCTATCTGCCGGCCGTGCTGCTGTCTTTTGTGGCCATGGGCCTGCTGTTTTCCATGGAGCGCAAGGGCAGGCTGCGCACCGCCTTGCTGGGGGCCATCGGCCTAGTGCTGGTCGTGCAGATCGGTCTGGGCATGCTGGCCGCCAGCGGCACCATTCCTACGGTCTGGTGCATGGCGCTGCTGATGTTTCTGTTCTTCTGCGGCTTCAACGCGCTTGAGGCTACCCAGCCAAGCCTGGTCTCGCGCATGGCTCCGGCGCCGCTGCGCGGTGCGGCCTTGGGTGCCTACAACACATTGCAGTCGTTGGGACTGTTTGCCGGCGGTGCTGTCGGCGGTGCTGTCGCCAAATTTGCGGGTGTGCCGGGCCTGTTCATCATGACGACGGTGCTGGTTGCCCTGTGGCTGGCCGTGACCTGGCCGCTGCGCCCGGTAGGCCGCCACTGA
- a CDS encoding tyrosine-type recombinase/integrase, which translates to MEIASSEFRAEGLPTITLPEHVFTRSRASVNPQLDVWQWSDGLDIGHLSFDRLPAEAKHLKLPLKQVLVTYLRGHSSHHIGNLFDSFLHIFARVPAPADGKITAQYVSDYAASLELKERGRVGMLNGLLQKWVKLRLPGVTPECASYLREQRKPGNPKGEAVRTLDPVKGPLCEEEYNALYSAVNAAYGSGEFPLWALLLTRLFLACGGRVSQYASMKVCDFDIDTRVLRLPQAKTGYEHTRISFLDFDISPQTAALMAEYIEELSQYDDDWREGPLFPVEVVMLRGPRVRKHAKGDLFFRHCLPSILGERITNLLEDIAPPTSRLDNAPLPINTQRFRYTFGTRMAEEGASEMLIANRFGHVDLQQVKVYVAASAKIVKNYDAALSKLLAPLAMAFKGRIVESEDSSTLGGAPGSRIRDFRVSSEGLGSCAGQGKQCGFNKPVACYSCFRFEPWLDAPHEKVLLRLEADRTRWSDDERMAAVNDEPIRAVREVIALCAEIWSKRDNAETKVKTA; encoded by the coding sequence ATGGAAATAGCGTCGTCTGAATTTCGTGCAGAGGGATTGCCCACAATCACATTACCCGAGCATGTTTTTACGCGTTCTCGAGCCTCTGTAAACCCTCAACTCGACGTATGGCAGTGGTCGGATGGTTTGGATATCGGACATTTATCCTTTGACAGGCTTCCAGCTGAGGCTAAACACTTGAAACTGCCGTTGAAGCAGGTGTTGGTGACGTACCTTCGAGGGCACTCGTCGCATCATATTGGTAACCTGTTTGATTCCTTTCTGCACATCTTCGCGAGGGTTCCTGCTCCTGCGGACGGAAAGATTACGGCGCAATACGTCTCGGACTATGCAGCTTCGTTGGAATTGAAGGAGAGAGGGCGAGTTGGGATGCTCAATGGTCTACTTCAAAAGTGGGTCAAGCTGCGATTGCCGGGCGTTACGCCGGAATGCGCTTCGTACTTAAGGGAGCAGCGGAAACCTGGAAATCCTAAGGGTGAGGCTGTTCGGACCTTAGACCCGGTGAAGGGGCCACTCTGCGAGGAGGAATACAACGCCCTGTACTCTGCAGTAAACGCGGCATATGGTTCGGGAGAGTTCCCTCTTTGGGCCCTGCTTTTAACTCGGCTGTTTCTGGCTTGTGGAGGACGAGTATCTCAGTATGCGTCAATGAAGGTATGTGATTTCGACATAGATACCCGCGTTCTGAGGCTACCTCAAGCGAAAACAGGATACGAGCACACTCGCATAAGCTTCCTTGATTTTGACATTTCGCCTCAGACTGCAGCTTTGATGGCTGAGTATATTGAGGAGCTGAGCCAATACGACGATGACTGGAGAGAAGGGCCGCTTTTTCCTGTCGAAGTTGTGATGCTCAGAGGGCCACGCGTTCGTAAGCACGCAAAGGGCGACCTGTTCTTTCGCCATTGCTTACCGTCAATTCTCGGGGAACGTATTACTAATTTGCTGGAGGACATCGCTCCTCCCACTTCCCGCCTCGACAACGCTCCTCTCCCAATAAATACGCAACGATTCAGGTACACGTTTGGAACGCGGATGGCTGAGGAGGGGGCAAGCGAGATGCTTATTGCCAATCGATTTGGTCATGTTGACCTTCAGCAGGTGAAGGTTTACGTTGCGGCCTCTGCCAAGATTGTCAAGAACTACGACGCAGCGCTCAGCAAGCTTCTAGCTCCGCTTGCGATGGCTTTCAAGGGACGAATTGTTGAGAGCGAAGATAGCAGCACGCTGGGTGGTGCACCAGGTAGTCGGATACGAGACTTTAGAGTCTCTAGTGAGGGTCTTGGCAGTTGCGCCGGTCAGGGCAAGCAATGCGGATTTAACAAGCCTGTGGCGTGCTATTCGTGTTTCAGGTTTGAGCCATGGCTCGATGCTCCCCACGAAAAGGTCCTGCTTCGGCTTGAGGCTGACCGGACGCGCTGGAGCGACGACGAGCGCATGGCAGCTGTCAACGATGAGCCAATTCGAGCTGTAAGGGAGGTTATTGCCCTATGTGCGGAGATTTGGAGCAAACGCGACAACGCAGAAACTAAAGTTAAAACGGCATGA
- a CDS encoding NAD(P)/FAD-dependent oxidoreductase, which yields MQKDIWDFVIVGAGMAGASAAWQLAQSGGETPPSVLVLERESQPGYHTTGRSAALFEEHYGPAQVQALTRASRAFYDAPPAGFAEAPILTPRGVLYVGTADQRDLVDAAYAEAQVHSPDAQRLSAAQLKTLVPVLDTEVLVDGFLDTGARDIDVHGLHQGYIRGLRQRGGDLWCNAEVQAITRVNDFWHIALPQGRSLRAKVIVNAAGAWVDVVAAMVGAAPIGITPKRRSAFTFPVPQGLDATLWPAIISADENWYIKPDAGQLLGSPANADPVAPHDVVPEELDIATGIHHIEEATTLQIRRPSHTWAGLRSFVADGELVIGWDASPTPVPGFFWVAAQGGYGIQSAAGYSLLARNLLLGETLDAALAAQKVNVGAVSPARCQLATQN from the coding sequence ATGCAGAAAGATATCTGGGATTTCGTCATCGTGGGCGCGGGCATGGCCGGAGCCTCCGCCGCCTGGCAGCTGGCGCAGTCGGGTGGCGAGACCCCGCCCTCGGTGCTGGTGCTGGAGCGCGAATCCCAGCCCGGCTATCACACCACCGGCCGCTCGGCCGCGCTGTTTGAAGAGCATTACGGTCCCGCCCAGGTTCAGGCCCTGACCCGCGCCAGCCGCGCCTTCTACGATGCGCCACCGGCCGGTTTTGCCGAAGCCCCCATCCTCACGCCGCGCGGCGTGCTCTATGTGGGCACGGCCGATCAGCGGGATCTGGTGGATGCTGCCTACGCCGAGGCCCAGGTTCACTCCCCCGATGCCCAGCGCCTGAGCGCCGCACAGCTCAAGACCCTGGTTCCCGTGCTCGACACCGAGGTGCTGGTGGACGGCTTTCTCGATACCGGTGCGCGTGACATCGATGTGCACGGCCTGCACCAGGGCTATATCCGCGGCCTGCGCCAGCGCGGCGGCGACCTGTGGTGCAACGCCGAGGTCCAGGCCATCACCCGGGTCAACGACTTCTGGCACATTGCCCTGCCCCAGGGCCGGAGCCTTCGTGCCAAGGTCATCGTCAACGCCGCCGGGGCCTGGGTAGATGTCGTGGCCGCCATGGTGGGAGCGGCTCCCATTGGCATCACCCCAAAACGCCGCAGCGCCTTCACCTTCCCTGTCCCCCAAGGCTTGGACGCCACGCTCTGGCCCGCCATCATCAGCGCCGATGAAAACTGGTACATCAAGCCCGACGCCGGCCAGCTGCTGGGCTCCCCCGCCAATGCAGATCCCGTGGCACCGCACGATGTCGTGCCCGAAGAGCTGGACATTGCCACCGGCATCCATCACATCGAGGAAGCCACCACGCTGCAAATCCGCCGCCCCTCGCATACCTGGGCCGGCCTGCGCAGCTTTGTCGCCGATGGCGAGCTGGTGATCGGCTGGGATGCCTCGCCCACGCCCGTGCCGGGCTTTTTCTGGGTCGCCGCCCAGGGCGGCTATGGCATCCAGAGCGCCGCCGGCTACAGCCTGCTGGCGCGCAATCTGCTGCTCGGGGAAACGCTGGATGCGGCGCTGGCCGCACAGAAGGTGAATGTGGGGGCAGTGTCGCCTGCGCGTTGTCAGCTGGCGACTCAGAATTGA
- a CDS encoding tyrosine-type recombinase/integrase produces MTTYVVKKLKFQNGERYSLLMGPDGLPVQEVVLFLNRYRRRGRAAATIHLVCHNLALLYRQCAASNIDLLGRLQQGQFLDSAELGRIAEVSQYKYKDLDYDENAGDIDKQVVDISRIRLRRSKKVKQLEAVGKASQSNRIRYIAAFLDFLVKYCAASLPQSQRRAFEAESLSAMEAFKAQIPKMPKRNQLDAREGLSLEDQNRLMSVVHPESPLNPWKRQFVRRRNWVIVMLLLATGMRGGELLGLQIRDLMANTAQLKILRRADSPDDPRTTQANTKTDDRLLELRPAVMKAVWEYINTDRARIKATRKYAQVFVAQNGFPLSARALSTLFEELRAACPGLPVTLTSHVMRHTWNERFSEQAEEMGLSEQAEKRARNEQQGWSADSESGKTYTRRYASKKGREVALKLQEKLDGNSVV; encoded by the coding sequence ATGACGACTTACGTAGTGAAGAAGTTGAAGTTTCAGAACGGCGAGCGCTACTCCCTTCTGATGGGGCCAGATGGGCTTCCCGTTCAGGAGGTCGTGCTGTTTCTGAATCGCTACCGACGAAGGGGGCGGGCCGCAGCGACGATTCACCTTGTGTGTCATAACCTTGCGTTGCTGTATCGGCAGTGTGCGGCCTCGAACATCGACCTCCTAGGACGGCTTCAGCAAGGGCAGTTTCTGGATTCGGCAGAGCTTGGACGTATCGCAGAGGTCAGCCAGTACAAGTACAAGGACCTTGACTATGACGAGAATGCCGGTGACATCGACAAGCAGGTAGTCGATATCAGCCGCATTCGTCTACGTCGAAGCAAAAAGGTCAAACAGTTGGAGGCTGTAGGCAAGGCCAGCCAATCCAACCGAATCCGCTACATCGCGGCTTTCTTGGACTTTCTCGTCAAATACTGTGCTGCCTCGCTTCCCCAGAGCCAACGACGTGCTTTCGAAGCGGAATCTCTCAGTGCGATGGAGGCGTTCAAAGCACAAATCCCGAAAATGCCGAAGCGAAACCAGCTGGATGCTCGTGAGGGTCTGTCATTGGAAGACCAGAACCGGCTGATGAGCGTCGTGCATCCAGAATCGCCCCTGAATCCATGGAAGCGCCAGTTTGTGCGGCGTCGAAATTGGGTCATCGTGATGCTGCTTCTTGCCACCGGAATGCGAGGTGGTGAGCTTCTCGGACTTCAGATTCGCGATTTGATGGCGAACACTGCTCAGTTAAAGATATTGCGACGGGCCGACTCGCCAGACGACCCGCGTACGACGCAGGCGAACACAAAGACGGATGACCGTCTCCTTGAGTTGCGACCAGCAGTCATGAAGGCGGTCTGGGAGTACATAAACACGGACCGAGCGCGTATTAAGGCAACCAGGAAGTACGCACAGGTCTTCGTTGCGCAGAACGGTTTCCCTCTATCAGCTAGAGCGTTGAGCACTTTGTTTGAAGAACTCCGGGCAGCATGCCCTGGATTGCCAGTAACGCTCACAAGCCATGTGATGCGGCATACATGGAATGAGCGATTTTCAGAGCAAGCCGAGGAAATGGGCCTTAGCGAACAGGCTGAGAAGAGAGCTCGAAATGAGCAACAGGGCTGGTCTGCAGACTCGGAATCCGGAAAAACATACACACGTCGCTATGCGAGTAAGAAGGGGCGAGAGGTCGCCCTGAAACTTCAGGAGAAACTTGATGGAAATAGCGTCGTCTGA